GGCTGGGGCAATATTTCTGGCCGTTTGTGCGTATGCTGGCGTTGATCAGCACCGCACCGCTGCTGAGTGAAAAAGCCACCACTAAAAAGACCAAGGTTGGTTTGGCGATGGCAATTACTTTTCTGCTGGTGCCTAATTTAGGCAGCAATCCAACGCCGGTAGTCAGCATTAGTGGTCTATGGCTGGTTACCCAGCAAATCTTGATTGGTGCCGCGCTCGGCTTAACCATGCAGTTTGCGTTTGCCGCCGTTCGCCTCGCGGGTGAAGTGATTGGTTTGCAAATGGGGCTTTCATTTGCCACGTTCTTTGACCCTTCCGGCGGCCCCAACATGCCGATTTTGGCGCGCCTGCTTAACCTGCTGACCATGCTGTTATTTCTTAGTTTTAACGGTCATCTGTGGATGATTTCAATTCTGGCAGACAGTTTTCAAACCCTGCCCATCAGCGAACAACCGCTTAACGGCAACGGTTTTTTGATGCTTGCTCAGGCCGGTAGCCTGATTTTCATTAATGGGCTGATGTTGGCGCTTCCCCTTATTACCCTACTTCTGGCGCTCAACACCGCGCTGGGGCTGCTCAATCGCATGACGCCACAGCTCTCTATTTTTGTGGTGGGTTTCCCCCTCACGCTCACCATCGGCATGCTTTCGCTTAGCCTGATGATGCCAATGCTGGTGCCCTTCAGTGAGCATCTCTTTAGCGAAATTTTCGAGCGCTTAACCCAAGTGATCGGCGGCATGCAGGGGTTGTAATTTCCCCGCTGCGCGTAACTCGCTTGCATAAAAAAGCCCCGCTATTGTTAGCGTAATGACGTTCGTTTAAGCGTTCGAGATACACGGGGCTAGCACACCGCGGGGCGCTCCGGCAGCTAAAGCTGCTACGACCCCATCGGTGTACTTCCCCTAAAATCACGCTTAAGTGAACAGCATTACACTATTGCCAGCGGGGGCTTTTTGTTTATACCAAGCAGGAGGGATACCGTCTAAATCATTGGCGCTGCGGCAAGGCGGCAAGAATACACAGCCAACACAGGCGCTGCGCCAAGTATGACGGAGATTAGCGAATCATCTGGAACAGAGACATCCCCTGCATATCCGTAAACGCTTTATACGAAGCCTGCAGCGAAACCTGACGCAGGCTGTAGTCTGAAATCGCCTGATACCAATCTACGTCCTGCGTTTGGCTAATACGACCGGTGTAGGTCATCGCCCGCTCGCTGCCGACCGCATCCAGAGAATCCAGTTCTTTGAGGTTAGTTCCGAGCTCGGCACGCACCTGCGAGACGTTATTCAAGGAGTTACGCAGACCGCGGTTGGCTGAGTCAAGCGCATCGCTCACGCCCTTTTTCACCGTTTCATCCGCACCGGCGATAGGCGTTTTCAGCGCATCAATCGCCTTTTGTAGGGTGCTAAAGATATCGCTATTCACCGAGCCATCGGGTTCTTTTACCGGATTGCTGGAAGCCTGTTGGAAAACATCTGAACCGGTGTGGCTGATGGTCATATCGCGCGCCGCATCAACTTTTTGCGTCACGGCGGTATCACCGCCCTTATAAGTCACGGTCACGCTACCGGTCACCGGATCGGTCACTTTCTCGAAAGGCGCAGTATCATTTTTGAAACCAGCAAACACGTAGCGACCATTGCCGTCGGTGCTGTTGGCCAGATTCAGTAGCTGATCGCGAATACCTTCCAGCTGTTTGGCAATAGAAGCGCGGTCATCGTCGCTTTTGCTGCCTGAAGAGGCACCGTCGACCAACACCGGCGTGGCGTCTTGCAGGGAGGAGGTCACCTGCTGCAATACGCTCTCTTCTAGCGACACACCCTGACGCGCATAGCCGCGCGCCATTGTATACTGGTCGTTTTGAGCCTGAGCTTGCTTTAAACCCACCAGTTGCGATGCCGCTAGCGGATCGTCTGACGGGTTGATTACCCGCTTGCCGCTGGAAAGCTGCTGGCCAACGCGCTGCCATTCAGACTGTGCATCGGTGATACCACCCATATTCTGTTGGTACATCATGCTGGTGCTAAGACGCATGGAATAACATCCTTCTTATCGAATATTAAGCAGAGCGCTAAATAGCGTCGTCGCCGTCTGAATAACCTGCGCATTTGCCTGATAATACTGCTGGAAACGCATCAGATTGCCGTACTCTTCATCAAGATTCACACCTGAAACCGACTGCTGTTGCAGAGCCAGCTGTTTCACCACGTTGCCCTGTGCGGTGCTATCCACTTTTGCACTGTTGGTTTGATTACCCACCGTACCAACTAAACCCGCATAGGCTTCGTTGAAGGTTGATTTGCCCCCCACGGTTTGCGCTTTTTGCAGATCCAGCATTTTCTGGGCGTTGGTGTTATCCCCTTTGCCGGTGGAATCAATCACCAAGTTGCCGCCTGCATCATACTTCGGCGTACCCGCACCGATTTTAGCGGCATCTGTGATCGCCACACCAAAACCCTGTACGGCGCTCGAGGTGGTTTTCAACGTGAAGCTATCGCTTTTTGACGCGGCTGGCGCAACCGTCACTTCCAAACCATCAAATTTCAATTTGCCATTCGCATCAGGCGCTAGATTGGTGATTTTGCTGTTGTCGGAAAGGCGCGTTATCTGCCACTGGCCATTTTTGTCATATTCCAAACGGTAGTCCGTTGCCTTGGTTTGGCTAATGTCTGTATAGGTGGCCGAAATGGATGCACCTGCCGCTTGGTTATTATTGCTGTTCGCGTAAGAAGAAGGCTGACCGATGGTGAAGAAAGGCTCGTTGGTCGTGAGATCGCCATTCAGATCGACACCGGCCTGCTGAACTTTATTAAAGCTATCGGCCATGGAAAGCGCGATTTGCCCAAGCTGGTTGCGTGCGTTATCCAATGCGCCGCTGCGGAACTGCAATATACCGCTCAGGCTACCGCCGGTGATGCGGCCCTCGGGCACTTCGCTGGCCGCACCTGAACCTCGGTTATAGCCAATGGTCAGGCGCTGAGGGTTGGCGCTTGACGGAATAGCTTCTAGTTTGTAGCTAGTTCCACCCTGTACCAGCGATAAACCACCGGCAAACGAGACGCTCATTGAGCCCTCTTGCATGGTGATTTCGACATTCGCAATCTGATTCAGCTCGGTGGCCATCTGATCGCGCAGGTCGAGAAGATCGTTTGGTGCGTTGCCACCGCTTGCGCCGGTAAGACGTGAGATTTGATCGTTAAGGCTGGCAATCTGTTTGGTGTAATTATTGATCTGTTCAACGCTGTTACTGACGGTCAGGTTGGCGTTGCTTTCAAGATTCTTCAGATATTCGTCTGTGGTTTTAAACTGATTCACCAAGCCGTTAGCCTTGGCTAATACGGTTTGACGCGCGGCCGGATCGCTAGG
This is a stretch of genomic DNA from Hafnia alvei. It encodes these proteins:
- the fliR gene encoding flagellar biosynthetic protein FliR, whose protein sequence is MISFDTSQLALWLGQYFWPFVRMLALISTAPLLSEKATTKKTKVGLAMAITFLLVPNLGSNPTPVVSISGLWLVTQQILIGAALGLTMQFAFAAVRLAGEVIGLQMGLSFATFFDPSGGPNMPILARLLNLLTMLLFLSFNGHLWMISILADSFQTLPISEQPLNGNGFLMLAQAGSLIFINGLMLALPLITLLLALNTALGLLNRMTPQLSIFVVGFPLTLTIGMLSLSLMMPMLVPFSEHLFSEIFERLTQVIGGMQGL
- the flgK gene encoding flagellar hook-associated protein FlgK, whose amino-acid sequence is MANLINSAMSGLSAAQTALSVASNNLSNVYTQGYNRQTVSFAQSGGTSTPTGFIGNGVNVSGINREYNSFIVNQLRQGQSDYASTTAYYQQVSQIDNLLADSNNSLSANMQDFFSNLQNLVSNPSDPAARQTVLAKANGLVNQFKTTDEYLKNLESNANLTVSNSVEQINNYTKQIASLNDQISRLTGASGGNAPNDLLDLRDQMATELNQIANVEITMQEGSMSVSFAGGLSLVQGGTSYKLEAIPSSANPQRLTIGYNRGSGAASEVPEGRITGGSLSGILQFRSGALDNARNQLGQIALSMADSFNKVQQAGVDLNGDLTTNEPFFTIGQPSSYANSNNNQAAGASISATYTDISQTKATDYRLEYDKNGQWQITRLSDNSKITNLAPDANGKLKFDGLEVTVAPAASKSDSFTLKTTSSAVQGFGVAITDAAKIGAGTPKYDAGGNLVIDSTGKGDNTNAQKMLDLQKAQTVGGKSTFNEAYAGLVGTVGNQTNSAKVDSTAQGNVVKQLALQQQSVSGVNLDEEYGNLMRFQQYYQANAQVIQTATTLFSALLNIR
- the flgL gene encoding flagellar hook-associated protein FlgL, which translates into the protein MRLSTSMMYQQNMGGITDAQSEWQRVGQQLSSGKRVINPSDDPLAASQLVGLKQAQAQNDQYTMARGYARQGVSLEESVLQQVTSSLQDATPVLVDGASSGSKSDDDRASIAKQLEGIRDQLLNLANSTDGNGRYVFAGFKNDTAPFEKVTDPVTGSVTVTYKGGDTAVTQKVDAARDMTISHTGSDVFQQASSNPVKEPDGSVNSDIFSTLQKAIDALKTPIAGADETVKKGVSDALDSANRGLRNSLNNVSQVRAELGTNLKELDSLDAVGSERAMTYTGRISQTQDVDWYQAISDYSLRQVSLQASYKAFTDMQGMSLFQMIR